The following is a genomic window from Arthrobacter sp. NicSoilB4.
ATGCCATGATCCGGCTGATCGGCGAGGCCGGCGCCGAGCTGGCAGCCCTGCCGGAGGACCGGCGCCCCGGAACGGTGCTTGTCGCGGTCCTGACCGACGGCCACGAGAACTCCTCACGGGAAGCCACTGGCGCCATGGTCAAGGAGCTGGTCGAACGGCAGCAGGCCCAGTGGGGCTGGCAGTTCACCTATCTGGGCGCCAACCAGGACGCTGTGTTGACGGCTCGCGGGCTCGGCATCCGGGCCGAGGACGCCCTGACGTACGCCGCGGGGAACGTGGATGCTGCCTTCTCGGTCCAGTCGGCGAAAACGCGACGGCTGAGGGAAGCGCGGATCGGCGGGGCGAGCCTGGCGGACGCGGCTGCCGCGGCGGCCTACACCGCGGACGAGCGGGAGGCGGCCGGGGGAGGAGCGCCGCTGCCGTAGGAGGCGGGCGCCGGTAGCACGCACGGAGGCGGCCGGCGCCTTTCGCAGGAAAGGTGCCGGCCGCCGTCGGATGCTGCCGTGTCTGGCACTGCCGTGCCCGCCCTGCCGCACCGGACGGGCGCGGCAGCGGGGCGCGCGGGTGCTAGGCCTTGTGCGGCGGACGGGTCATGGACATGACGTCCAGGGCGGTGTCCAGCTGCTCCTCAGTCAGTTCGCCGCGCTCCAGGAAGCCCATGGCCACCACGGTTTCGCGGATGGTGAGGCCCTCGGCCACGGACTTCTTCGCGATCTTCGCGGCGTTCTCGTAGCCGATGAACTTGTTCAGCGGGGTGACGATCGAGGGTGACGCCTCGGCGAGGAAGCGGGCGCGCTCGACGTTGGCGGTGATGCCGTCGATCATCTTGTCCGCCATGACACGGCTGGTGTTGGCCAGCAGTCGCACGGACTCGAGCAGGTTGGCGGCCATCACGGGGATGCCGACGTTGAGCTCGAACGCGCCGTTGGTGCCGGACCACGCGATGGCGGTGTCGTTGCCGATGACTTGGGCGCAGACCATGATGGAGGCTTCGCAGATGACCGGGTTGACCTTGCCCGGCATGATCGACGAGCCCGGCTGCAGGTCCGGGATCGTGATTTCGCCGAGGCCTGTGTTGGGGCCGGAGCCCATCCAGCGCAGGTCGTTGTTGATCTTCATGAAGGAGATCGCGATGTTGCGCAGCTGGCTGGAGGCCTCGATCAGGCCGTCCCGGTTGGCCTGGGCCTCGAAGTGGTCGCGGGCCTCGGTCAGCGGGAGGCCGGTGTCGGCGGAGAGCAGTTCGATGACACGCTCCGGGAAGCCGGCCGGGGTGTTGATGCCGGTGCCGACGGCGGTGCCGCCGAGCGGAACTTCGGCGACGCGGGGGAGGGAGGCATTGATGCGTTCGATGCCGTAGCGGACCTGCGCGGCGTAGCCGCCGAACTCCTGGCCGAGTGTCACCGGGGTGGCATCCATGAGGTGCGTGCGGCCGGATTTCACGACGTCCTTGAACTCGACAGCCTTGCGCTCCAGGGACTCCGCGAGGTAGCCCAGCGCCGGGATCAGGTCGTTGATCAGGGCGGAGGTGGCTGCCACGTGGACCGAGGTGGGGAAGACGTCGTTGGAGGACTGCGAGGCGTTGACGTGGTCGTTCGGGTGGACCACCTTGTCGCTGCCGCCGGCCTTGAGCGCGCGGGTGGCCAGTTCGGCAAGGACCTCGTTGGTGTTCATGTTCGACGAGGTGCCCGAGCCGGTCTGGAAGACGTCGATCGGGAAGTCGCCGTCGTACTTGCCCGTGGCGACCTCATCAGCGGCGTCGGCAATTGCCTGGGCGAGCTCGCCGTCGAGCACTCCCAGTTCTGCGTTGGCCTGGGCTGCGGCCTTCTTCACCCGGGCCAGGGCTTCGATGTGGGCGCGCTCGAGGGTCTTTCCGGAGATCGGGAAGTTTTCGACGGCACGCTGCGTCTGGGCGCGGTACAACGCGTTCACGGGGACGCGGACTTCGCCCATCGTGTCGTGTTCAATGCGGAACTCTTCAGTGTTCAAATCTGCTGTGGAAGTCATGGGGCTAGCTTATTGGGCGGAGGCGTTCCACCGAAAACCATGAACCGCTTGCTACCGGGCTGCCGCAGGACCGCAGCGGTGGGACCTTAGATCTCACCGATTCCGGAAACGATGTCCGCCCGGCCGTCGGCGAGGCTGTAGGCGAGGCCGATCACTGCCGCCCGGCCGCCCTCGACGGCGTCGGAGATCACCCGCGAGCTGTCCACGAGGCGCTGCGACGTCTGTTTCACGTTTTCGACCACCATGTCGTTGACATCGTGCTGGTTGTTGCGCAGGGAGGTCAACACCGACGGCGTGATGCGCTCCACGAGGCTGCGCATGAAGCCCACGGGCATCTGTCCGGTTTCCACCGCGGCCTTGGTGGCCGTGACCGCTCCGCAGCTGTCGTGCCCCAGGACCACGATCAGCGGCACGCCGAGGACGCTGACGCTGTACTCGAGGGATCCGAGCACGGCGTCATCGATCACCTGGCCCGCGGTGCGGACGACGAAGGCGTCCCCGAGGCCGAGATCGAAGATGATTTCGGCGGCCAGGCGGGAATCCGAGCAGCCGAAGATCACGGCGAAGGGGTGCTGGTTCTCCACGAGGGAGGAACGGCGCGACGCGTCCTGGTTGGGATGGGACGATTCGCCGGAAACAAAGCGCTCGTTGCCTTCGCGGAGTCGACGCCAGGCAAGTGCGGGGGTGAGATATGTGGCCACGGCCTTACCTTACGGCGAAGGGGCCGGGGAGGGCGAAACTGTTGCAGTCGCAGTGCTGCCGGGTGACGCACTGCTAGCGGGAGCGGAATTGCCCTCGAGCGCCTTGACCACCGCGGCCGCCAGGACCGTGAATTCATCCAGCTGGGCGGACCCGGCCAGAATGACCGTGGTCCCGCCGGCGTCGCGGAGCACCATGCTCTTTTCGCCCTTGCCGGTATCGCGCAGCTCCCAGTCCCGGCCTCCCGCGGCGCGGGTTCCGGTGACCGGGGCGCTCTTGACCTGCTGGAGCAGCCAGGTGGGATTGGACTGCCGCGTCTGCACCAGGCCGATGAAGGATTCCTTGGGGGTGAGGTAGCCGACCTCCCATGTGGGGACGCCGCTGCCCGTCCCGGACTCCCACCGGGCGTAATTTGCGCGGAATGTTTCGCCGGTTTCCGGGGCCGCGGGTGTGAATCCCGCCACATCTGCAGCGTTCCGCGCCACGGCGCTGACGTTGATGTCCGGGCGGTAGCCGTCGGACTTTGGCGACGGGTTCATCAGGACGATCGGCAGGAACGTGGCGATGCTCAGGACCAGCGCGATGATCATGCCGATCACGGAGGCGTTCGCGCGCTTCGCCGCTCCCGCGGTCAGGACGGGCTTGACGGGCGGCTGGCCGCCTGCGCCGGACGCTTCCTGGCCGGCCGTGCTGGCGGGGGAAGCTGGGGCTGCGGGGGGCGTTTCCTGCAATTCACTCACCCCTCTATAGTCGCCCATTCCGGGCCGATCTCACATTCGGTGGCGCCGGGCGGGGCTGGGCCGGCCGTTTCACGGAATGGTCATTCCGAGACGCAGCTTTTCGCCGCGACTATGATCGATAACAGACGAGATCACTAACCAACGAATCACCGCGACGGATCGACCTGTCCGTGCGGCTTCAATGATCGCCACTCGAAGAAGAGGTTCACGTGACACCAGCGCCAATGACCCAGAAGTACTCCACGCTTTCCCCGTCTCTCGCCGTCGGCATCGACGAGCCGGACCGCAACCTTGCTCTGGAACTTGTCCGCGTCACCGAAGCCGCTGCCATCGCCGGCGGCCACTGGGTCGGGTTCGGGGACAAGAACAAGGCCGACGGCGCCGCCGTCGACGCCATGCGCTCGTTCCTGCAGACCGTCCACTTCAACGGTGTTGTGGTTATCGGCGAAGGTGAAAAAGACGAAGCCCCGATGCTCTTCAACGGAGAGCGCGTCGGTGACGGCACCGGGCCCGAGTGCGATGTCGCCGTCGACCCGATCGACGGAACCCGGCTGACCGCCCTGGGCATCAACAACGCCCTCGCCGTCCTCGCCGTCGCCGAGCGCGGCTCGATGTTCGATCCCTCCGCGGTCTTCTACATGGAGAAGCTCGTCACCGGTCCGGAAGCCGCCGACATGGTTGACCTGCGCCTGCCGGTCAAGCAGAACCTGCACCTGATCGCCAAGGCCAAGGGCGTCAAGGTCAACCAGCTCAACGTGATGATCCTGGACCGCGACCGGCACCGCCCGCTCGTGGAGGAGATCCGCGAGGCCGGTGCACGGACCAAGTTCATCATGGACGGCGACGTCGCCGGCGCCATCGCCGCAGCCCGTTCGGGCACCGGCGTGGACGCCCTGATGGGCATCGGCGGAACGCCGGAAGGCATCGTGGCGGCCTGCGCCATCAAGTCCCTGGGCGGCGTGATCCAGGGCCGGCTGTGGCCCACCAGCGACGACGAGAAGCAGAAGGCAATCGACGCCGGCCACGACCTGGACCGGGTGCTGTCCACCAACGATCTCGTGTCCAGCGACAACTGCTACTTCGCCGCAACGGGCATCACCGACGGCGACCTGCTTAAGGGAGTGCGCTACTCCAAGGACAAGGTCCTTACCCAGTCCATCGTGATGCGCTCCAAGTCCGGCACCATCCGCTTCGTGGATGGCGAACACCAGGCCAGCAAGTGGGAAGGCTACGCGCGCAAGGGCTAGCACCAGCCGCGACAGCCAGAACACCCGGATCCCGGGGCGCGTTTCGCGCCCCGGGATCCGCCGTTTCCGGGAGCGCCGGCGGGGCGGCCGGATTAGGTAGGGTGGAACCATGACATGGCTTGTAACAGGTGGCGCAGGATATATCGGTTCGCACGTGGTTTCCGCTTTGCGCGGGGCCGGGATCCAGGCGGCGGTGATTGATTCGCTCTCCAGCGGGCACCGCGAGTTCGTCCCGGACGACGTGCCGTTCGTGCACGGCACCATCCTCGACTCGGAGCTTGTGGCGCGCACCATGCTGGACCTTGGCGTCACCGGAGTGATCCATCTGGCCGGCTTCAAATACGCCGGCGTTTCCGTCCAGGAGCCGCTGCTCACTTACGAGCAGAACGTCACCGGCACGGCTGAACTCCTGAAAGCGATGGAGCTCGCCGAGGTCGACAAGCTGGTCTTTTCCTCCTCCGCCGCAACGTACGGCACCCCCACCGGGGACATCGTCACTGAAGACACCCCGACGAACCCCGAGTCGCCCTACGGGGAGAGCAAACTGATCGGGGAGTGGCTGATCCGGGACCAGGGCCGTGCCCGCGGGCTGAAGCACACCTCTCTGCGGTACTTCAACGTGGTCGGCTCCGGCTCGCCCGATCTGTACGACACGAGCCCGCACAATCTCTTCCCGATCGTGCTCCGCGCGCTGACCGCGGGGAAGACCCCGCGGATCAACGGCACCGACTACAACACCGACGACGGCACCTGCGTGCGGGACTACGTGCATGTCGCCGACCTGGCCACCTCGCACGTCGCGGCGGCCCAGGCCCTCGCCGCCGGCAGGCCCCTGGAACGCGTCTACAACCTCGGGTCCGGCGACGGACTCTCCGTCCGGCAGATCATGACGGCGATGGCCAAGGTCACCGGCATCGACTTCGAGCCGGAGATCGGCCCCCGCCGGGCCGGGGACCCGGACCGGATCGTGGCCGACGGCACCCTGGCCGCACGTGACCTGGACTGGAAGATGCGGCACTCCGTCGAGGACATGGTCGCCAGCGCTTACGAAGCGCAGAAGAAAGCAGCCTCCGCCGGAAACTAGGGCCCGGGCGCGGACATGCCCAGTGCCCACCCTCAGGAATGGACATAGCGGGTTTATGTCCACCCGCCGCGGCTGCCGCGGGACATGTCCAGAGTCGCGGTCCAGGTTCGTGCTGCGGCCACGGGACATGTCCAGTGTTCAGCCCGGACGACGCCGTGTCCCCGGGACATGCCCAGTGGTCACGCTCAGGAGTGGACATAGTGGGTTCATGTCCACTCACCGCGACTGCCGCTGGACATGTCCAGCGGCAGCCAGATTGTTGCTGGCTCAGGTGGGGCATGTCCGGTGTTCAGCCCGGGTTGTTCCTACCCGAGGCGGGGCATGTCCAGTTTTCAGCCCGGACGACGTCGTGTCCGGGGGACATGCCGAGTGCTCACGCTCAGGAATGGACATAGTGGGTGTATGTCCACCCGCTGCGGCTGCCGCGGGGCATGTCCTGCGGCAGCCCGGGTTGGTGCTGTCTCAGGTGGGACATGTCCAGTGTTCATCCCGGATGACGCCCGAGTCCCGGGGACATGCCCAGTGCTCACGCTCAGGAATGGACATAGTGGGTGTATGTCCACCCGCTGCGGCTGCCGCGGGGCATGTCCAGCGCGACGCATGCCCGACGGCGGGCTAGCGGCGGAGCGCGCCGCGCAGCCGGACGGGCACGGTCCGGGCCGCCTGGGCGCCGCGGCGGGCGGCCTGCGCGCACTTCCTGGCCAGCTGGTACCCGCTGTAGCGCATTTTCTTCACCGGCAGGTCCCAGGTTCCGGGGTACGCGACCTCGCGCCCGCCGAACGACTTCTTGAAGGCCGTGAAGCCGGCCCATTTGTGGTCGGGCTGGTCTGCGGGGGCGACGCCCCAGAGGTCCACATGCTTCAGGCCCTTGTCCTTGGCATCTGCCATCAGCGTGACCAGCAGCGGAATCCCGGCGCTGAGCTTCCGGTGTGTATCGTCCAGGGCGGCGTGGGCATACGTGCGGGTATCCGCGGAGTCGTAGGCAAGGGCGGCGGCGATGGGCTCGCCCTCGAGCTCGGCGACGAAGAGGGTCGCGGCGCCGGCAGGCATCAGGGAGCGCGCGACCCGGGTCAGGTACTCATCGCTCTGCGGCTTGAATCCATTGCGCGCCGCCGTCAGGTGCAGGAACGCCAGCAGTACCGAGATCTCGTCGGGGTCCTGGCTGGAACGGAACGTCACGCCCTTCTTGTGGATGTTCCGGTACAGGTTGCGGTTCACCGGCTTCATGTCCGCGAGGACGTCCTTGAAGTCCCTGTCCAGGTCCACAACCCAGCTCAGTTCGGGCTGCTGGTTGGCAGGGGCGGGCCGGAGGCCGCGCTTGCGCAGGACGGCGTCGGCGTCGGCGGCCGTGAAGCCGGCATCCACCGGTTCAATCCGGACAAACACGGCCCCG
Proteins encoded in this region:
- a CDS encoding vWA domain-containing protein, which translates into the protein MTDAALTHVYVLLDRSGSMSAIADDTVGGFAAFVRDQQSVAGRCRLSLAQFDDSYERVYAAVDIRDVPPLDLQPRGSTALHDAMIRLIGEAGAELAALPEDRRPGTVLVAVLTDGHENSSREATGAMVKELVERQQAQWGWQFTYLGANQDAVLTARGLGIRAEDALTYAAGNVDAAFSVQSAKTRRLREARIGGASLADAAAAAAYTADEREAAGGGAPLP
- a CDS encoding class II fumarate hydratase, which encodes MTSTADLNTEEFRIEHDTMGEVRVPVNALYRAQTQRAVENFPISGKTLERAHIEALARVKKAAAQANAELGVLDGELAQAIADAADEVATGKYDGDFPIDVFQTGSGTSSNMNTNEVLAELATRALKAGGSDKVVHPNDHVNASQSSNDVFPTSVHVAATSALINDLIPALGYLAESLERKAVEFKDVVKSGRTHLMDATPVTLGQEFGGYAAQVRYGIERINASLPRVAEVPLGGTAVGTGINTPAGFPERVIELLSADTGLPLTEARDHFEAQANRDGLIEASSQLRNIAISFMKINNDLRWMGSGPNTGLGEITIPDLQPGSSIMPGKVNPVICEASIMVCAQVIGNDTAIAWSGTNGAFELNVGIPVMAANLLESVRLLANTSRVMADKMIDGITANVERARFLAEASPSIVTPLNKFIGYENAAKIAKKSVAEGLTIRETVVAMGFLERGELTEEQLDTALDVMSMTRPPHKA
- a CDS encoding carbonic anhydrase, with amino-acid sequence MATYLTPALAWRRLREGNERFVSGESSHPNQDASRRSSLVENQHPFAVIFGCSDSRLAAEIIFDLGLGDAFVVRTAGQVIDDAVLGSLEYSVSVLGVPLIVVLGHDSCGAVTATKAAVETGQMPVGFMRSLVERITPSVLTSLRNNQHDVNDMVVENVKQTSQRLVDSSRVISDAVEGGRAAVIGLAYSLADGRADIVSGIGEI
- a CDS encoding DUF4245 domain-containing protein, producing the protein MSELQETPPAAPASPASTAGQEASGAGGQPPVKPVLTAGAAKRANASVIGMIIALVLSIATFLPIVLMNPSPKSDGYRPDINVSAVARNAADVAGFTPAAPETGETFRANYARWESGTGSGVPTWEVGYLTPKESFIGLVQTRQSNPTWLLQQVKSAPVTGTRAAGGRDWELRDTGKGEKSMVLRDAGGTTVILAGSAQLDEFTVLAAAVVKALEGNSAPASSASPGSTATATVSPSPAPSP
- the glpX gene encoding class II fructose-bisphosphatase; amino-acid sequence: MTQKYSTLSPSLAVGIDEPDRNLALELVRVTEAAAIAGGHWVGFGDKNKADGAAVDAMRSFLQTVHFNGVVVIGEGEKDEAPMLFNGERVGDGTGPECDVAVDPIDGTRLTALGINNALAVLAVAERGSMFDPSAVFYMEKLVTGPEAADMVDLRLPVKQNLHLIAKAKGVKVNQLNVMILDRDRHRPLVEEIREAGARTKFIMDGDVAGAIAAARSGTGVDALMGIGGTPEGIVAACAIKSLGGVIQGRLWPTSDDEKQKAIDAGHDLDRVLSTNDLVSSDNCYFAATGITDGDLLKGVRYSKDKVLTQSIVMRSKSGTIRFVDGEHQASKWEGYARKG
- the galE gene encoding UDP-glucose 4-epimerase GalE, coding for MTWLVTGGAGYIGSHVVSALRGAGIQAAVIDSLSSGHREFVPDDVPFVHGTILDSELVARTMLDLGVTGVIHLAGFKYAGVSVQEPLLTYEQNVTGTAELLKAMELAEVDKLVFSSSAATYGTPTGDIVTEDTPTNPESPYGESKLIGEWLIRDQGRARGLKHTSLRYFNVVGSGSPDLYDTSPHNLFPIVLRALTAGKTPRINGTDYNTDDGTCVRDYVHVADLATSHVAAAQALAAGRPLERVYNLGSGDGLSVRQIMTAMAKVTGIDFEPEIGPRRAGDPDRIVADGTLAARDLDWKMRHSVEDMVASAYEAQKKAASAGN
- a CDS encoding peptidoglycan bridge formation glycyltransferase FemA/FemB family protein; protein product: MDHFLQSAPWAEFQRGLGRTVHQHSGPGWSFLAIEESNPAGKLLYAPYGPVAASLAAFDAALAALKDLARSCGAVFVRIEPVDAGFTAADADAVLRKRGLRPAPANQQPELSWVVDLDRDFKDVLADMKPVNRNLYRNIHKKGVTFRSSQDPDEISVLLAFLHLTAARNGFKPQSDEYLTRVARSLMPAGAATLFVAELEGEPIAAALAYDSADTRTYAHAALDDTHRKLSAGIPLLVTLMADAKDKGLKHVDLWGVAPADQPDHKWAGFTAFKKSFGGREVAYPGTWDLPVKKMRYSGYQLARKCAQAARRGAQAARTVPVRLRGALRR